Proteins encoded by one window of Pelmatolapia mariae isolate MD_Pm_ZW linkage group LG14, Pm_UMD_F_2, whole genome shotgun sequence:
- the prss16 gene encoding thymus-specific serine protease, whose product MNLSSLTVVFLSYVFLFVVFFLLTGRILRMIKRRARDNQLQKNKQLLLKLTVSLHQPLHHVKEGWIVQPLDHFNQQNSNTFPQRFFVNEAYWQHHDGPVFLYIGGEGPLVEYDVLTGHHSDMAEEHGALLLALEHRFYGDSINPDGLKTENLADLSSQQALADLAVFHQYISQSFNLTHRNTWISFGGSYSGALSAWFRGKFPNLVYGAVASSAPVKAKLDFSEYNNVVGLSLLNEAVGGSEKCLSKVREAFAAVKEALMSGNINQVASDFGCCQIPKDPYDQIELMQSLADIFMGAVQYNEEGVLMSINELCGIMTNSSQEYQGEMEAYNRLVKLSQIYRFTSKEPCLDISYEKSMKDLMDTSVHAGRRGERQWTYQTCTEFGFYQTCEAASCPFSGMLTLQDQTKLCTTLFGISQHSLPTRIAFTNTYYGGDNPHTHSVLYVNGGIDPWKTLSVVQDGTEEGEEAQTVFIKDTAHCADMSSRRVTDRSSLTKARQEIEKHVANWLKTAAQEKLEKGMS is encoded by the exons ATGAATTTAAGCAGTCTCACAGTTGTTTTTCTGTCCtatgtttttttgttcgttgttttttttttgctaacagGACGGATTCTGAGGATGATCAAGAGGCGTGCACGTGACAACCAGCTTCAGAAAAACAAGCAACTTCTCCTGAAGCTCACAGTCAGTCTTCATCAGCCTCTCCACCACGTGAAGGAGGGTTGGATTGTCCAGCCCCTGGACCATTTCAACCAACAAAATAGCAACACCTTCCCTCAG AGGTTCTTTGTGAATGAGGCATACTGGCAGCATCATGATGGCCCGGTGTTTCTCTACATTGGGGGAGAAGGGCCCCTCGTTGAGTATGATGTTCTGACAG GTCACCATAGTGACATGGCTGAAGAGCACGGTGCTCTACTTCTGGCTCTGGAGCATCGTTTCTATGGTGACAGCATTAACCCTGATGGCCTCAAAACAGAGAACCTGGCAGACCTAAGCAGCCAGCAGGC aCTTGCTGACCTGGCTGTATTCCACCAGTACATCAGCCAAAGCTTCAATCTGACGCACAGAAACACATGGATCAGCTTTGGAGGCTCATACTCTGGAGCTCTATCAGCCTGGTTCAGAGGAAAG TTTCCCAATCTGGTGTATGGAGCTGTGGCCTCCTCCGCTCCAGTCAAGGCAAAGCTGGACTTTTCTGAGTATAACAAC GTTGTTGGCTTGAGCCTGTTGAATGAGGCAGTTGGTGGCTCAGAGAAG TGTCTGTCTAAAGTGCGTGAAGCGTTTGCTGCAGTGAAAGAAGCACTGATGAGTGGAAATATCAACCAGGTAGCCTCAGACTTTGGATGCTGTCAAATCCCCAAGGATCCTTATGATCAG ATTGAGCTGATGCAAAGCTTGGCCGACATTTTCATGGGAGCAGTGCAGTACAATGAAGAGGGGGTGCTCATGTCGATAAATGAGCTCTGTGGCATAATGACCAACAGCAGCCAGGAATATCAGGGTGAGATGGAAGCCTACAACCGCCTTGTTAAACTCTCACAG ATTTACCGATTCACCAGTAAGGAGCCGTGCTTGGACATCTCCTATGAGAAATCAATGAAGGATCTGATGGACACGTCAGTCCATGCCGGcagaagaggagagagacagTGGACCTACCAGACATGCACTGAATTCGGCTTCt ACCAGACTTGTGAGGCTGCCAGTTGTCCTTTCTCTGGGATGTTGACCCTGCAGGATCAGACTAAGCTCTGTACCACGCTGTTTGGTATTTCCCAGCATTCCCTGCCTACTCGCATCGCCTTCACAAACACTTACTACGGAGGAGAcaacccccacacacacagtgtcCTTTATGTTAATG GAGGAATCGACCCGTGGAAGACGCTGTCGGTGGTGCAGGACGGGACTGAGGAAGGAGAGGAGGCCCAGACAGTTTTCATTAAGGACACTGCTCACTGCGCTGACATGTCGAGTAGAAGAGTCACAGACCGCAGCTCGCTCACGAAAGCCAGACAG GAGATTGAAAAACACGTGGCTAACTGGCTAAAGACAGCTgcccaggagaagctggagaaaggaATGTCCTGA
- the LOC134641602 gene encoding lysophosphatidic acid receptor 6-like: MLSDTVGNSYKTEPHPEDRVYAGVFGCIMVIGLPLNAASLWILLRRHSLQSPNAVLMVSLAVSDLLVIISLPMRIYFHATRRWPLSNMACLIITMLFRNNLWSSAFFITFISVDRLLAVVYPLRSRHLRTSSNAWKGAAVVWLFVLIMNVPGFMDLKHFKNRNNTTCFGPLDSMSATQSAVIYFQMALIVTMLAVNIICTVMVSWTLCNRPSDTAKINNKVNVMLIFAMNLVLFTICFLPVQIGLATKSFAHLTPLVCLAAVNCCLDPLLYYFSFDSFWKKKEDAIKEGEM, from the exons ATGTTATCTGACACTGTGGGCAACTCTTATAAAACTGAGCCACATC CAGAGGACCGGGTTTACGCTGGGGTCTTTGGCTGCATTATGGTGATAGGTCTGCCTCTCAACGCAGCATCACTGTGGATTCTTCTTCGCCGTCACAGCCTCCAATCACCCAACGCTGTCTTAATGGTCAGCCTGGCAGTATCAGACCTGCTGGTCATCATCTCTTTGCCCATGAGGATCTACTTTCACGCCACCCGCAGATGGCCTCTGAGCAATATGGCATGCCTCATCATCACAATGCTTTTTCGCAACAACCTCTGGTCCAGCGCCTTCTTCATTACTTTCATCAGTGTGGACAGACTGCTGGCTGTGGTTTATCCTCTGAGGTCACGCCATCTTCGAACGTCATCCAATGCCTGGAAAGGAGCAGCAGTGGTCTGGCTATTTGTTCTGATAATGAATGTCCCAGGGTTTATGgacttaaaacattttaaaaacagaaacaatacCACTTGTTTTGGACCTCTTGATTCTATGAGTGCAACACAATcagcagttatttattttcagatgGCGTTAATCGTCACAATGCTAGCAGTCAACATTATTTGCACCGTTATGGTGTCTTGGACTTTATGCAACCGTCCCAGTGACACTGCAAAGATCAACAACAAGGTGAATGTAATGCTGATTTTTGCCATGAATTTGGTTTTATTCACTATCTGTTTTTTGCCTGTGCAAATAGGTTTAGCCACAAAAAGTTTTGCTCATCTAACCCCACTTGTATGTCTTGCTGCTGTGAACTGCTGTCTGGATCCTCTGCTGTATTACTTTTCTTTTGACTCCTTTTGGAAGAAAAAGGAAGATGCAATAAAGGAAGGAGAAATGTAG